The segment GTTTCCATTTCGTTCtgcaaataaaaatcatttatcagttttattgaacatacagAGTTTTAAAAACTTCAACAATAACCTTgatttgttttagattttaagATAACAATATTTCTATGATCACATCTATCACACATACAGATGCTGAGACCAGTAATTTTGATGGGGTTTCAATACTTTCTgaagatttaatttcaatttctttttgtaatatgtatatattattcgaATGAACTAGCTCAATCATAATCGATGAATAACATTATTAACGACAATTACAATTACGACAATAGTACGTATTTTATATCGGAGCTATTCTAAGTACACATATGCTTAGGTTATTTGGAGTTATGGCGTTAAATTTTCTGATAAAATAGTGCGCAAGTTCACTTCAGATACAGTGTTTATTATCGAATATTGTATATTCTAGGAAAGAGTAGAATTCAATGATTGCcaattttatatatttgcatcaAAATTCATTCGGGATGGGCGGTCTTAGGAAATAAGCTTGCAtacattcattttcaatactACTCGCAATTAGTATTCAAACAAAGTaaagtatacatacatgtaactaggTTAATCTCAGAAGAAGATCACAATAGAGCTAGTGGTAAAATTAAGTTTTCGTTTCCCGTTTGTAGTGCAAAATGAATAATATCCTGAGCTAATTCTTTCTTATATCAGTAGGTTTAAACaactttcataatttttttaaacataaaatgatataaagggGGCAAATATATCTTGAgatattttactttcatttacaAAGAGAATAGAACGgtgttatttttcaaattatgctTTCGTCTATAGtttcaaaattaatataatATACAGAATAACGCTCCCAGAAACCCGCAATTTTTCTAATCTTTATTATAACAATAGTCcaatattgaatatttttcttcaatgatTAAATCTTTGTGAGAATGAATTTATTCGTGCTCATTTAATTACCTATTCAATAAAAGCCATGTAAAGCTTGTGAGCGCCGGACCACTGGATCGTTATCGCAAATTTTCTTACGTATGGGAAGAAAATGCAACCAAATTATATTGCTTTATGAAACAGAAAATAACTTAATAAATCAAGCACATGGAATATTGAAGAATTATAGCATTGTACCCTGCGAACTTTCCTTCAATACATGTCTTAACATACCATAAGCGAGTTTATGAATACGATTAAGAGAATATTGATAATACAACTTTCTTGCCCaataaatgcaaaaattggTTAAAAAATATCGGATGATacacaatgaaaaatatctttatttaattaaagACGCCACAGATAAAGAAGGAAATATAAAATGTCTCAGGAAGCAGTGTTATTGTTCGTGTTTCCACCTTCTTCTAATGGTATTATCCTTTTCTGCTGACAATGTAACTTCATCTTTGTAAAACAACCAACCCTGactatttttatttattctagtACTTCAGGACTAaagatttatttcaataaaaatttaaGGTATATTTCAGTGATGCTGTCAGTAAACTTATGATCGGTTCTAGTCCTATATAGCTCGGATAATAATACCCCCACAATGTCGATTGTGTTGGTTGATTACGTGATAGCATTCTAAATTTCATTTACTACACCAACATTTGTACTCACCTTCTATTTTGATACCAGGTTTTGACCTGAGTGTCGGTCAGATTCAGTTTCGAGGCCAGTTCCATTCTATCCTGAACACTGAGGTACTTCTGCCGTTCGAAGCTTTTCTCCAGACTGTTCAGCTGATGGTCCGTAAACGCAGTCCTGGCTTTTCTGGGTTTCTTTAGTTTCAGGCTCCCTCCTGAGGGGTCATCAGATGATCCACTGGACCCCCGGTTTGTTTCTGTGagtaaagaaaacaaagtatGCTATTGATGAACTAGTAGGAGTTTTAagttaagaaaaaaattgaaaagttatcTGTTACTAGTAAATTTTAATACTTGCTTCCGAGTCCAAACTTTCTCGGTTTTGTTTTTGGGTATttagcaatctaattaaaattagatgttagatctgctCGCGTATTCGcatacgcgagcggatctaacatctaattttaattagattggggtattttgttgacttttttctgggttttttgttgttgttgttttttgttgttgtttttttgttgttgttttttttttttttttttttttcctgttttttggttgttgtttttgcGCGTGTATACTGGTTGCTAAATCTAAACCTCGATAGCTTTGGCGCTGATTAGTTGTTGTCTAAGACAGGGTCTGATTTTTTACCCATTCAGATTTTTCATCCGATGACTGTTATGACTacataaaaaaacccactgaaTATCAACAACTAAGCGTGATTGTATTCCATAAAAGAGGTATGATATAATCATTAAATACTGTTCTGTAGTAATTTGTGAATgttatatatatgaaattttatatataaagaaCTAATATAATGTGTAGCTGGTCATtttagtgatatatatatatatataacaggaTAATGTCGCTCTCAATACTAGCAATTCcttattttttgttcaacagcaaaatattgctaatataTATCGACTGCATACTCAATATCAATTATCTAAATATATCAAGGATGACTTcgactggggttttttttttcagttacgGAATTATCTTTCACTATCGGttcacttttatttttacaaattcaaCACCTTATAAAAATGAGACATGCATCAGAACAATTTAATGTTCATGTATGTATACACGTAAGCAGCTCTATGAAACAAGTGACTTATAAGGAAGCATGAGATTTTATAAGCATAAGCCGATTCGTTCCAATCAATTTTGCATTTATGTTACAAGAACAAGATCCCCGCTACTGGTCACTGCGGCAAATGTTCCCAACATGCATAGCATACATTTTTGCCTCTTTGGTGTTCTCATATACAAGGTGTTGTTACCTGAGCTGAAAATTGAGGCATTAGTTTATTTGATTAAAGCTAAACATGTGCATTAGTAGTTGTTCATATTAACACGGAAGCAAACCCAAAATGGCCACACACATAGGGCATGTTTTAATCAAGAAATTTAGCTGCCGTTGATTTTCAGACCATTCGTTCACATTTTACGTCACTACTAGAACTActtttgtatttaaaattacATATGATGAAATAAACATGCTAATTATGAATAACGTAAATTCaacaaatttcaaagtaatattaGATTTATTCTTTGTGATAATTGCTTGCTATGGAACCATGGTAATTTTGTAACATAGTCGAGTGTAAAgtattaaattttgaataattatttgttttgtccTTTGAAGAAATCAGTCCGAGAGAATGTTACATTTAGTGAATTTTTGTATTCACGATTCAAAACAAACGTTTTAGACACAGAAAAAtggggtggtttttttttttacagaacaAAATTACTAAGATTCTTAAAAACTGTTTTTAATCGAAATCCTCAATAAAATTTCCTCCATCATTTTAATCCTCCGGTAACGTACAGCCGTACATATTCTTTGCTTAGTCCCCAGTTTTCCATTGTTGAGAATTCTTAATTTCAGGAACATGCTAACGTACCGCCGTTGTTGACTATTCATAATGCTGATCTTATTTCCGACAAAAAAGTTTTAAGTGAATGTTTTTCAACTGTTGATCTTGACAGAAAACGCACTTTCAGTGTTTTGACAGCTAAAATTACTTTCTCTACATAATggatacaaaacaaaaagttttgaaggaaaaaaaagttCAATCACGGACAGGAACATGGCATTCTTAGACTACAAATGTTGATTATTTATCTTGCAATCAAATAAGGATCTAATAAAATTATCTATGAATCTTAAAGAATGAATTAAATTCTGcaatttgttttacaaataattcCACTGACCGCTACTTTTATCATCGTCATCTTCATCATCTTCTTCGTCAATATCGTcgtcgtcatcatcatcatatgTTTTATGTTCACCCGCCTTCTCGTTTTCTGAATGACTTTTTAAAGAGGAAAAGTTCAAACAATGTTGAGCAGCACTGATACTACTGAATCTGTCAGTACTCATTAACGAGGGGGGTATCCGCAGTGGTCTAAAGGCTGAACACGGTTCTACGGACGACTTGTCTTCTGAGAGAATGTCTGTAATCAGGAATGAACGTTTTGGGGTGGTGGGGATAGATCTTTGCACAATGGGAAATGTTGGCTGGAAGCGGTTTGTTTCTTCTTCAGCTCCGTCACTGTTTTCTTCGTCTAATTTTTCCTCTGGTTCTTCCTCTGAATCATATTTATCAACAACAATGTTGTCGGAGTCTTTGGGTTTGTCTGGAGAACTAGGCGATGACATAATTTCAGTTTTCTTACTATCAATTTTTTAGCCTTATTTCTTCCATAGCTAATTTAAATTCCAGTTTATCTGAGCCTCAAAAGTTCACAAAGTAAACAATTTAGAGAGTTTTACTCGCGGAGGCAATAATTCACAAACAGGGGTGAATCATCGTCGTCCTTAACGTTAAAGTCCTCAAATAGCCTACTGTCTTCTTCCTGTCCAATATAGGTATGATAGCTAATCAATGAGGCAGGAAAATGGGGTGTAACTGGGCATCAAATATACACGATGATTAGCACGTCCAGACCACGAAGCCCTTCTCATGCATAACGATGATTCAAAACTAATTCGGATTGATGGTGCGGGTACGATTagtatttttcttcaaattgtcGGAAAGTTTGACTGGCGTGTATTTTATCTTTTACCTTTTCTTCGCAATTCTTGAATTTTAATATTGCCTAAAACGTATCACAAAAATGGAAGGTGCCCAATGAAATATATAACGACAGAATGGGCGGGGTTACGGTCGATTCTCGTGCCACCATGATAGGAATATCAACTTCATTAGAAATGAAATCATGTGATTAAGATGGCGACTGAAGTCGCACAACAACGATAAAACGAACATTATTTTCAGTAGCAGCTAACGGGTTTGTGTCGacatttaatgttttatattggcagattcaatttcattcaatcatgcaattttgtaattaCGTTTTATTGAACTACGTAGTTTTAACAAAATCTAAGTAACTGGTCATCTTTTCACGTTGTAATGAAcgtttgattttaaaaagaaaaagagcaTAAGCTTTACACTgaataatctaaaaaaaaaaaaaaaaaaaaaaaaaaaaaaaaaaaaaacgtgtggttttacacatacatacatatatagtttgtaatagATAATTTTATTCGGCatgaaaatacttcaaattaCCAGTTCAAAAGTAATTTTTATCATTGTTACATTATTCCTGTTATGGTTATTCAAATGTTTATCATATTAAATATTTCCAGTATCAAACCAACCGCAGTATTGAAGGTTAAAAAGTCctatttatttctttataattaCAATTTAAATCTTTCAACAGTTTCtagagaaaatgaaattttacaaCTATAATCACTCCCCAAAATTAAAGCTCCTCTTGGCAATAAGATGTTTGAATAAACATATTCAAGAAAACAACACCAGTGCTATGTCCTCTTGGAAAAGAAATCTCGTTTGACCACCAAAGAGGCTGGAATTAATTTTAGGAGGTCAACAATTACGACCTAGGTTCGCGTTCATTCGTGACTCTCATTGTCACTGAATGCCTCTCTGACACAAACATGTGCTCGGTGGCGAATGCTCCTCCCCGAAGAAACATCGAAATCCCACACTTTTCGCATTTCAAATTGCTTTGCCATATGTTTAGTTTAAATACATTAATTTCAAAGGTACAAGGGTGATATTCAAATcggatttatttttattaagtcCGTGGATGTGCAGGCTTTGTCCGATTTCTCGCTGCAATTATCGTATTATGAACGACACTACTTCACATAGGGGAGAGATGAATATATGATCCGTTCAAGATTAAAACCCGTTTTGTTGGGGGTGAAGCTCGTAaaagagatattttaaaatgatggaGATTTTATTAAGTCCCACGGGGAAAACATGTTGTTGTCAACAGTGAATTTTACCTACCCGAAAGATAGCTTTTTTTATCAGCGTTCCGCGCTGAACAGTATGAATGTAACAGATTTCGAATTTgacttttaaatttttgtaatCCTTGACGCTTTCATGCTACACTTACGATAaattttttgttaaatatgaaatttcattttttccaaTCTTATGGGGATTTTCAGATTTTCAATACGATTCAAAAGTATCAAAATATTCATAACATATGCATTTTATGACTTCATAGAGGAGAGTAATCCGGtatgtgtaaatatatttgcAATGGATGAAATGAGACAATCTAAATATCTTCATTAAATTCGACGTAGTTATAACATCTTTTTGTATTATTACTGATGCAATCGAGATAGTTCAATAAGAATTCCCCTCAGAAGGAAGTAATTCTggggaaaatatatatatatataatcaatttattattttcattctattttatGTTTTAACCATTTGAAtcactttttattttcatatacagCTCATGTTGTACTAACAAGAGCTAATGCTCCTCAGTCCCTTTTACCTAAgatattaattacatgtacgtaatatgataaaaataatcGCATGTCAACATTATTTCAACATTCATCCAGTTTAAATTGCTATGTTGATTATTTACTTTTTAGTCAGTATTGGTTACTTTACCATTCATCATAATGAACTTTCAATAACACCTTCAATTTCTTGACTAATCGGGAGATATCCATGCACCTCTGGATCACTTACTATAACATCGTACATGTATGAGGGATGTTCATTTTCGTTAAATTAAAGATATAAAATGGGGCATTAAGGTAGGGACAATTTTATAAGGAAAGGCAGAGAATACTTCATGTATTATTTCCCTGTATTCAGAGTGCAATATGTTCATGGAAAAAAactataaaatgattttaaaagtttgcTAACACGTTATATTAGTATATAAAATTGTTGGTGCATTTTTTGTTTCGTCCGTTAATTTCTTGTTTCTAGTTTATATGGATGACAATGTTTAGTACAACTTTTCAGACTAAATAGTTGAGTAGTTGGAAGAATATAAGTGCAGTTTGGTGTCCtagggaaaaaaaatattatgattgATCTCTCTCTTTAGAACATTCTGGTCGTCCAAAAATGAGTAGAAAGTCTTTGaaggtatttattttaattagattagaTCAAAATTAGAATGCATGATGTAAATTTTCGGGAGGTACAGTACTAAGTATCAGTCAATATTTACCAATCATATTCGCTCAACACTCGAGTGTTTCCATTAAAATATGCATATATTTGGAAAACATGTCAAAGGAACTCAtagtatgtgtgtgttttttcTTTAGGCACGTTGGTTTCCTTATCCACGTGGGTTTTAAGATGAAGATAATCTTCATGAAAATCCCGGAACTGTTGTGAAGATGATATTTTGATTATTGAGCTGTAGTGATAATAAATTCGATGAGCGACGAACAACGACGCCTTAAACCACAAAGGATCATTGTCattattgaatgaatttttgaataaaattttcaggaataacaAATGAAATTACTTTAATGTGATTAAAATTCGTCAGAACCGAATTACAATGTCCCAGAGCATAGAGACAAGCATGACGTTTCCCTAAAAACATGCCAAGCTTCGGCAGATGGGCGTGTGGGTTTACGGTAATCTAGATTTATCGAATTCTTGTTTATTTGAACCTTGTTTTAGTTGGTAGACCTTTCGGCGAGAAAGTGCTGGAAATGGGATTAATTATTGTTTAAGTGCTGAAAATGAACATGAAAAACGatgcaaatgttttcacatAACGATATTGCACGCACATGATAATATACGACTTGGCGAGTGACGCTTTATGGAAGAGAACTGTTTTCTCCCAGTGGAGATCCGAGCTCACTTTGTGCTCCGTGGCACTCTACCTTTGAATGATGATACCAATTTGGTAAATTTCCCCGAGTAACTATCTTAATTGTAATTAACTTCTGTGGAAACTCTACATTCCAGTTTTAATATACCGTTGAGACATACTGACTGTCGCGATCTTTTCACAAATACCATCTAATGCGCGCTTCGTTATTGAACCTTTATTTCATTTGACTAAAGTAGCGAGTTAACCATTCCATTAGCTGTCGCCGTAATGGCAAATGgagataaatttcataaaacatatcCATTTTACTGTCTTTTGCTTGGTTTAAATGTATatggtaattttaaaataaaaagaggACAATATACTTAATTACGTTGATTTAATGTTAATTACTGCGATACTAAATATGTATGCTCTGTTCAATAGTCTGAGTTCGCCAGTCTCATTAGgttcaaaatggaaaaaagaaaaatatttcaaggtataaagaattgaatttgtttatttcaaatatgagattgatcactgttcgttatcttcacctttcatatagctGGCGTGGTCACAACCGTGAAGAACACAATATtgtcttttgaaaataaactaCAATTTTAAACATTCTGAGGATAACTAGAGTAAAAGCTGATCGACAAATGAAGGAGAAAGTGTAAACTTCATGAGGAGTACTTGGGAGTAATTCAACAAATCGCATTGCTTCAACTGAAATATGTACCTCAATCTtattatttaaaagaaaagaataCGGTAACTCAAAACATCATGGATACAGGACAATGGTTCTCCAGAAGTAGAGATTTATTCATGTTTCGTTAATCTATATTACGGATGTGCAATGACAAAAAATCAGCCGACTCATAATAACAACCCTTTTGTGAAGTTGTGTatgaatttactaacaaaataaaataaatatatttttgtaaaaaaaaaaattatcacttTTCTACGATggattttaaaatatggatATTGTTGGGTAACAAAGataaaatctagaaatttcGTAATCAATTTCAATCTAAACAAGCATTCTGGGAGTATTAaatagcaatacatagtcctCTACCGGTCGCAAAATTActggaccgcaacaatatttgaagttccttatgtaggttatggtaaagggAAAAATTGGGGAACTgtgataggaatggttggaaatcaactactattcagatacaaagactagaccggaaaaaaagacaaatttataattagtttgaggtctttaaccaagtcaatgaactgtgaaatgtagCTGATCATGCATAATTTATCTACAcagttgtattactatgctagaagttttgaTGAGTGTactactcttatctacagaaataagaaacttggatgtaaactttaAGCTGGTGTGAATGTGACTCCACCAGTtcttataaacttggtaggtGCGAACTAAAATGTACcaattatcaaataaatatctgcaagcacaacaaaacaaaaagtccgaaaaactgataattcaccccatttttctaagtccaagggccataactcagcgaaaaatcacaaaattcaaatttcatctctattatgttatggcaaagcaatgtaccaaatatcaaatgaatatctggaAAAACAGAAAATAAGTGCGAAAAACTGATAATGTATACAATTTTCTAAGTCCGAGGCCCATAACTTAGTGAACAATCTACGGACCGaaaccaaattcaaacttgatttgtaatttgtgatgacaaagcaatgtactaaatattaaatgaatatctcgcaacaacaaaaaagtacggaaaactgataatttttctaagtccaagggtcatGACTTAGTGAAAAACGAACGGACCGAAACCaaaaattcgaacttgatctgtaacaatgtaccaaatatgaaataaatatctgcaagaacagggtgggaaaatctggaaaactgatatgcaagactgacggacagacagacggacggagcgaAAACCTAAAgcccccttcgacttcgtcggtaggggactaataactATCTGGTCTGAATAAATCTAAAAAGATTTGCACACAAGGTCGGACAACTTAGATGGTTCTCATCTGAGAAATACGTTAATCAGACATTTCATTTAATGACAACATGGATTCAAGAAGGGATATTCATTataatgaaagttgaagataaccaacagtgatctaactcctataaggaacacaaaaagagaaacacggaccctggttatatcagaggtgggatcagacaaacacggacccctggttatatcagaggtgggatcagacaaacacggacccctggttatatcagaggtgggatcagacaaacacggacccctggttatatcagaggtgggatcagacaaacacggaccctggttatatcagaggtgggatcagacaaacacggacccctggttatatcagaggtgggatcagacaaacacggacccctggttatatcagaggtgggatcagacaaacacggaccctggttatatcagaggtgggatcagacaaacacggaccctggttatatcagaggtgggatcagacaaacacggacccctggctatatcagaggtgggatcagacaaacacggaccctggttatatcagaggtgggatcagacaaacacggaccctggttatatcagaggtgggatcagacaaacacggacccctggttatatcagaggtgggaccaggtgcctaggaggaggaaacactccctgttgaccagtcacatgCAGTGAGCCCTAattcttgataaggtaaacggattaatccgtagttaaaatcagtgtgccaagaacggcctaacaatacgAACATTAACTTAGGCCATAATTTCACAAGATGTGGGgggtatttgtttgttttatgtctcaTTCGAAAAGTTGGTCACTCGTGTAGAGACGTCATGAGCTGAGTGAAGCGCCACCTAAGCATAGGGCTCAGGTCCTTAGCATTGCTCAaggtgcttttttttttaccgtgccaacgcctaccgtGACATGACACAggtgattttcaaggtcatattctAAAGACCCGTGCTTggtgaaggaacaatcactaccttatGTTTAACGACTTGGATATGACGCGGCACCGAGATCGAACCAGGACCTTCCTGTTGCGGATAAGCACTACATTGTTACTTGATTGTTACATTCAATCACGTAGGCTATGGacattaaggtattccatgtataatgaaaggataatgaacagttttgaaggat is part of the Ostrea edulis chromosome 2, xbOstEdul1.1, whole genome shotgun sequence genome and harbors:
- the LOC125682400 gene encoding barH-like 1 homeobox protein, which produces MSSPSSPDKPKDSDNIVVDKYDSEEEPEEKLDEENSDGAEEETNRFQPTFPIVQRSIPTTPKRSFLITDILSEDKSSVEPCSAFRPLRIPPSLMSTDRFSSISAAQHCLNFSSLKSHSENEKAGEHKTYDDDDDDDIDEEDDEDDDDKSSETNRGSSGSSDDPSGGSLKLKKPRKARTAFTDHQLNSLEKSFERQKYLSVQDRMELASKLNLTDTQVKTWYQNRRTKWKRQTAVGLELLAEAGNYAAVHRLIQTNPYWFTYHPQATSIISNIDAMYYRHNETSLPQRPTLPRMLIHGIQQHINHMSPTNSLFSENRN